In Aridibaculum aurantiacum, the following proteins share a genomic window:
- the moaCB gene encoding bifunctional molybdenum cofactor biosynthesis protein MoaC/MoaB, with translation MVNITPKIKTLRQAVAQALVTVSKQETIDAIQNRLVPKGDVFEFSRAAGFLAVKKTSDVIPDCHPLPIEFTSITHAIDGLSIIIRVEVHTIYKTGVEVEAMHGASITALTMYDMLKPLDKEVEISTIKLVSKKGGKSQHKDFPAGQLQCAVVVCSDSVAAGNAEDVAGKAVIEKLQQSGLSTSTYKVIPDDFDTIQLTARQLSGEHFNIIIFTGGTGLSKRDVTPDAIEPLLDKQIPGIMEAARNYGQERTPYAMLSRGVAGFINHSLVLTLPGSTKGAVETMDALFPYILHVFHVAEGLRHNDD, from the coding sequence ATGGTAAATATTACACCTAAGATCAAAACCTTAAGACAAGCCGTGGCGCAGGCACTGGTAACAGTGTCGAAGCAGGAGACAATAGATGCTATTCAAAACAGGTTGGTGCCAAAGGGTGATGTGTTTGAATTCAGCCGTGCAGCAGGCTTTTTAGCGGTTAAAAAAACAAGTGATGTGATTCCTGACTGTCACCCGTTGCCAATTGAATTCACTTCTATCACACATGCCATTGATGGTCTTTCTATTATCATCCGCGTGGAAGTGCATACAATATACAAAACAGGAGTAGAGGTAGAAGCCATGCATGGCGCTTCTATTACGGCTCTTACCATGTACGATATGTTGAAGCCGCTTGACAAGGAAGTGGAGATTTCCACTATAAAACTGGTAAGCAAAAAAGGAGGGAAGTCTCAACACAAAGATTTTCCTGCAGGGCAATTGCAATGTGCAGTGGTTGTTTGTTCGGATAGTGTGGCTGCAGGAAACGCAGAGGATGTTGCCGGCAAAGCAGTTATAGAAAAACTGCAACAAAGTGGCCTTAGCACCTCCACGTATAAAGTTATTCCCGATGATTTTGATACCATACAACTCACTGCGCGGCAGCTTAGTGGCGAGCACTTCAATATCATCATCTTTACAGGTGGAACAGGTTTATCTAAAAGAGATGTAACACCCGACGCCATAGAACCACTGTTAGATAAACAGATACCGGGCATCATGGAAGCTGCACGAAATTATGGGCAGGAGCGCACGCCGTATGCCATGTTGTCTCGTGGCGTTGCAGGATTCATCAATCATAGTTTGGTGCTGACCTTACCCGGCTCTACCAAAGGTGCAGTAGAAACAATGGATGCACTATTTCCATACATCCTCCATGTATTTCATGTTGCGGAGGGGCTTAGGCATAATGATGATTGA
- a CDS encoding hybrid sensor histidine kinase/response regulator transcription factor, with amino-acid sequence MKTTWRGFCIRSFFLLQFLLLVFSTTAQKLISPTPVFELYNSSHGLPDIRIRNLFQDSQGYLWVGTMNGTCRYDGYNFQRNFYDNQAQNVLNSWAYAITEDEEKTIWFGTREGISNYNSVKEEFVTVKGLQAQDHPILQRGISTLLNHDGHLYIGTPLGLAIYNKRSKKLQVFKNKNLNAPVSSIVSSKMGGLWLATHEGVIRYNSNISSASFFPIKLKSNPYGDRIWSLLEVDDQLLIATAGNGLLKLPLSASPGKEGSATPFNRFAGSSHQLDNEQVFDIRRAPNGDIWLGMEHGLGKISGAKGSEQLVIYQNNPISNKSISNNITYKVMIDRDNNLWCGTEGGLNKLNLDMLAFNYLTFTEKDTRDQVRGLVSANGNDIWLGTANHGLFLFNTSQGTTKKIPQPHQNIRSLMVDEGQVWSGHLNGITATNQTSQSISKTAATDHAVFALLKDRKRNIWLGTNKGLLRITPAGDTIDYAQKPSVDAAVRRGFVRFVYEDASSRIWLGFENGGCGLFDPNTEKYAPVISSNGASLPTTTYYGIGEYPTNTFWLGSATGLVRVQLQQKQGKPVFDIKNFNEQDGLPGRSVNSVQADGVGNLWLATLQGVVKFNTKNNDFNLYLQGVEFGSNAGSKTADGHLLMGANDGFVIFDPLAIKEPVHAPAVRFTSLKLLNQVVNVKEVYEGDTVLTQPLSATKEIELNYRNNLFTIGFVGLHFTNPAANHYAYRLVGFDKDWIYTDASNRNITYTNLDAGDYVFEVKAANSSGKWSEKAESLKLTILPPPWKTWWAKVLYFLLFNALLFGIIWYFQVQTRQRNQLRFEQMEKAQIRKMNEMKTTFFTDISHEFRTPLSLIVSPVEELITAPEIEGEARTKLRMIHNNCKKLLSLINELMTFQKMEEDKLQLLPARHDVVEFTKEVFANFDLVAQRNKLRFLYSCNVERLVVSIDKPKLEIVLNNLLSNAFKFTPAGGEIRLDVELQQEPAAETAYLQIKVSDTGRGITAEEQARLFERFFSQNNSHGTGVGLYLTKKIVELHNGQISAVSQPGVRTIFTVTLPVERVIPEEVAQPAEPVYQPDFVTTAQAVVVAGEKQHDADRPTILLVEDNVEVLDYLDMLFSSEYNIIKAANGVVALQHLETEQPDLVISDVMMPEMDGITLCKRIKTAVETSHIQVILLTARATIDNKMEGLQTGADDYIAKPFHPEVLKIKARNLIETRRKLVDKYKTQQEPLPVTISENPLDKEFLENVHNAIEANLGDDSFGVEELGKAVFMSRSHLFRKMKALTGQNPLDVIYGLRLKKGMELLLERRSSISNIAYEVGFKSPSAFSAAFKKQYGKTPSEYVNALIQQEKA; translated from the coding sequence ATGAAAACAACCTGGCGAGGCTTCTGTATACGGAGTTTCTTCCTGTTGCAGTTTTTGTTGTTAGTGTTTTCAACCACTGCCCAAAAGCTCATCAGCCCTACACCTGTATTTGAATTGTATAACAGCAGCCACGGCTTGCCAGATATACGAATACGTAACCTATTCCAGGATAGCCAGGGCTACTTGTGGGTGGGTACTATGAACGGCACCTGTCGCTACGATGGCTATAATTTCCAGCGAAACTTCTACGACAACCAGGCGCAAAATGTGCTTAATAGCTGGGCTTATGCAATAACGGAAGACGAAGAAAAGACCATCTGGTTTGGCACACGCGAGGGCATCAGCAATTACAACAGCGTTAAAGAAGAATTTGTAACTGTAAAAGGTCTCCAGGCGCAAGATCATCCTATTTTACAAAGAGGTATTTCCACCTTACTGAACCACGATGGACACCTATATATAGGAACTCCATTGGGTCTTGCTATTTATAATAAACGTTCTAAGAAACTGCAGGTTTTTAAAAATAAGAACCTGAACGCGCCTGTCAGTAGCATAGTTTCTTCTAAAATGGGTGGCCTATGGCTGGCAACACACGAAGGTGTCATCCGGTACAATAGCAATATTTCTTCAGCATCATTTTTCCCAATAAAGCTAAAGTCAAACCCTTATGGAGACAGGATTTGGAGCCTGCTGGAAGTTGACGATCAGCTACTGATTGCTACCGCAGGCAATGGATTGTTGAAATTGCCATTATCGGCTTCTCCGGGAAAAGAGGGAAGCGCCACCCCATTTAATCGTTTTGCAGGAAGTAGTCATCAACTGGATAATGAACAGGTTTTTGATATTCGTCGTGCACCAAATGGCGATATATGGCTGGGGATGGAGCATGGTCTTGGAAAAATATCGGGTGCAAAAGGAAGTGAGCAACTAGTCATTTATCAAAACAACCCGATCAGCAACAAGAGTATCAGCAACAACATTACCTACAAAGTAATGATTGACCGCGACAACAATCTATGGTGTGGTACGGAAGGTGGCTTAAACAAGCTGAACCTCGACATGCTGGCCTTTAATTACCTCACATTCACAGAAAAAGATACACGCGACCAGGTGCGCGGACTGGTTTCTGCAAATGGAAATGATATATGGCTGGGCACTGCTAACCATGGTTTGTTCCTCTTCAATACATCACAGGGTACTACTAAAAAGATACCGCAGCCACACCAAAATATCCGCAGCTTAATGGTAGATGAGGGGCAGGTATGGTCAGGCCACCTGAATGGCATTACTGCAACCAATCAAACAAGCCAAAGCATAAGTAAAACTGCAGCAACTGATCATGCTGTTTTTGCCCTGCTAAAAGACAGGAAAAGAAATATCTGGTTGGGAACCAATAAAGGCCTGCTTCGAATAACACCAGCTGGAGATACCATTGATTATGCACAAAAACCAAGTGTAGATGCCGCCGTTCGCCGTGGTTTTGTTCGATTTGTTTATGAAGATGCAAGCAGCCGTATTTGGTTAGGTTTCGAAAATGGGGGCTGCGGCCTTTTTGATCCTAATACTGAAAAATATGCTCCTGTTATAAGCAGCAACGGCGCATCATTACCAACCACTACTTATTATGGGATAGGCGAGTATCCAACCAATACCTTTTGGCTCGGTTCTGCCACAGGGTTGGTACGTGTACAACTGCAACAGAAACAAGGAAAGCCTGTATTTGATATAAAGAATTTCAATGAACAGGATGGCTTACCCGGTCGGTCGGTAAATAGTGTTCAAGCCGATGGTGTAGGCAACCTGTGGCTGGCGACTCTCCAGGGTGTTGTGAAATTCAATACGAAGAACAACGATTTCAACCTCTACCTGCAAGGTGTGGAGTTTGGAAGTAATGCCGGCAGTAAAACAGCTGATGGTCACCTGCTAATGGGAGCCAATGATGGCTTTGTCATTTTTGATCCATTGGCTATCAAAGAACCTGTACATGCACCAGCTGTACGATTTACCTCTCTAAAATTGCTGAACCAGGTGGTAAACGTGAAGGAGGTGTATGAAGGTGATACTGTATTGACACAACCTCTTTCTGCTACAAAAGAGATAGAACTGAATTACAGAAACAATTTATTCACTATTGGATTTGTAGGACTTCATTTTACCAATCCGGCTGCAAATCACTACGCTTACCGGTTGGTTGGTTTTGATAAAGACTGGATATATACAGATGCCTCCAACCGCAACATTACCTACACCAACCTGGATGCAGGTGATTATGTTTTTGAAGTAAAGGCAGCCAATAGTTCAGGTAAATGGAGCGAAAAAGCAGAAAGCCTGAAGCTGACTATTTTACCTCCACCATGGAAAACCTGGTGGGCGAAGGTGTTATACTTCCTGTTGTTCAATGCCCTCTTGTTTGGTATTATCTGGTACTTCCAGGTACAGACACGCCAGCGTAACCAGCTACGGTTTGAGCAAATGGAGAAAGCGCAGATCCGGAAGATGAACGAGATGAAGACCACTTTCTTTACCGACATCTCACACGAGTTTCGCACGCCACTTTCGCTGATCGTAAGCCCTGTGGAGGAGCTGATAACAGCGCCTGAAATAGAGGGCGAAGCAAGAACAAAACTGCGCATGATCCATAACAACTGTAAAAAGTTGTTGTCGCTGATCAACGAGCTGATGACTTTCCAGAAGATGGAGGAGGATAAACTGCAGCTATTGCCTGCGCGGCACGATGTGGTAGAATTTACCAAAGAAGTGTTTGCCAATTTTGACCTGGTGGCGCAGCGTAACAAACTCCGGTTTTTATACAGCTGCAACGTGGAGCGGCTGGTAGTTTCTATTGATAAGCCTAAGCTGGAGATCGTGCTGAACAACCTGCTGTCAAATGCATTTAAGTTCACACCTGCCGGTGGGGAGATCCGTTTGGATGTTGAGCTACAACAGGAGCCTGCCGCTGAAACTGCTTACCTGCAAATAAAGGTTTCTGATACAGGTAGAGGCATCACAGCCGAAGAACAGGCCCGGCTTTTCGAAAGATTTTTCTCGCAGAACAATAGCCATGGAACAGGTGTAGGATTATATCTCACCAAGAAGATCGTTGAGCTTCACAATGGACAGATATCTGCTGTTAGTCAACCCGGTGTTCGTACCATATTTACCGTTACACTGCCGGTAGAGCGGGTAATACCTGAAGAGGTAGCGCAGCCAGCAGAGCCGGTCTATCAACCAGATTTTGTGACCACGGCACAGGCAGTGGTGGTAGCAGGCGAAAAACAACACGATGCTGACCGTCCTACCATTCTGCTTGTAGAAGATAACGTAGAGGTACTAGATTACCTGGACATGCTGTTCAGCAGCGAATACAACATTATTAAGGCTGCTAATGGGGTGGTGGCGCTGCAACACCTTGAGACAGAGCAGCCAGACCTGGTGATAAGTGATGTGATGATGCCAGAGATGGACGGCATTACCTTGTGTAAGCGGATTAAAACCGCCGTCGAGACCAGCCACATACAGGTGATACTGTTAACTGCACGTGCTACCATAGATAACAAAATGGAAGGCCTGCAAACCGGTGCAGACGATTATATAGCCAAGCCTTTCCACCCGGAGGTGCTTAAGATAAAAGCACGCAACCTTATTGAAACCCGCCGTAAGCTGGTAGACAAATACAAGACCCAGCAGGAACCGCTTCCTGTTACCATTTCCGAAAACCCGCTGGATAAAGAATTCCTGGAGAACGTGCACAACGCTATTGAAGCTAATCTTGGCGACGACAGCTTTGGTGTGGAAGAACTGGGCAAAGCTGTTTTCATGAGCCGCAGCCATTTGTTTAGAAAGATGAAAGCGCTGACGGGGCAAAACCCGCTGGATGTCATCTACGGCCTTCGACTGAAGAAAGGTATGGAGCTGCTGCTGGAGCGCCGCAGCAGCATTTCAAATATTGCTTACGAAGTAGGATTTAAGAGCCCTTCCGCTTTTTCGGCGGCGTTCAAAAAACAATATGGCAAAACGCCTTCTGAATATGTGAATGCACTTATTCAGCAGGAAAAAGCTTGA
- a CDS encoding MoaD/ThiS family protein has protein sequence MKVNLLAFGKVAEVTGNHLTLEEEVHDTDALNTFLLSHYPALHCLTYLLAVDKEIIHSNTQLKENVTVALLPPFSGG, from the coding sequence ATGAAAGTAAACTTATTGGCTTTTGGAAAGGTTGCTGAAGTTACCGGGAACCATCTAACACTGGAGGAGGAAGTGCATGATACAGATGCCTTGAACACTTTCCTCCTAAGCCATTATCCTGCCTTACATTGCCTTACATATTTGCTGGCTGTTGATAAAGAGATCATACATTCAAATACACAACTCAAAGAAAATGTAACAGTAGCTTTGTTGCCTCCTTTTTCAGGAGGATAG
- a CDS encoding molybdenum cofactor biosynthesis protein MoaE, with amino-acid sequence MSNPQPKNIFVNGPIDPAFIGDSIAKHASKTGIGAHSIFLGQVRKDVVDNKQVAAIDYTTYEEMALEKMHEIREATFNKFSLTCMHVYHSLGKVDAGQICLFVFTSSKHRRAAIDACNEVVERIKAELPVWGKEIFVDETYQWKQNNP; translated from the coding sequence ATGAGCAACCCGCAGCCAAAGAACATATTTGTAAATGGACCTATAGATCCTGCGTTTATTGGTGATAGTATAGCAAAACATGCTAGCAAAACAGGTATAGGTGCTCATAGTATCTTCCTTGGACAAGTGCGGAAAGATGTTGTTGACAACAAGCAAGTAGCCGCCATAGATTATACCACTTATGAAGAAATGGCTTTGGAGAAAATGCACGAGATAAGGGAAGCTACTTTTAACAAATTTTCTTTAACCTGCATGCACGTGTACCACAGCCTTGGAAAAGTGGACGCTGGCCAAATATGTTTATTTGTTTTCACTTCATCTAAACACCGCAGGGCAGCAATTGACGCATGTAATGAAGTGGTGGAGCGCATAAAGGCCGAACTGCCTGTTTGGGGAAAAGAGATATTTGTAGATGAAACTTATCAATGGAAGCAGAACAATCCCTGA